The Engystomops pustulosus chromosome 4, aEngPut4.maternal, whole genome shotgun sequence genome contains a region encoding:
- the SPRY4 gene encoding protein sprouty homolog 4 — MDSRIPHSITVVPNAVMVQPLLDGRVPYGRLQHPLTILPIDQMKTTHLENDYIDNPALNQLANQKLSRGPHEPMLVNQHLQRCEADITHPWISFSGRPSSISSSSSTSSDQRLLDHMAPPPVVDQSPPRAVRIQPKVINCKPQDVKGPVAQELDKHYLLCEACGKCKCKDCTTPRTLPSCWVCNQECLCSAQTLVNYSTCMCLVKGVFYHCTNEDDEGSCADHPCSCSHSNCCARWSFMSALSLVLPCLLCYLPATGCVKLSQKCYDQASRPGCRCKNTNSVVCKAPEAVSRTEKPF, encoded by the coding sequence ATGGATTCCAGGATTCCACACAGTATCACCGTTGTGCCAAATGCAGTCATGGTGCAGCCTTTACTGGATGGTCGGGTTCCTTATGGAAGGTTACAGCACCCTCTTACCATCCTGCCTATTGATCAGATGAAAACCACTCATCTTGAAAATGATTACATTGACAACCCAGCTCTTAACCAGCTGGCCAATCAGAAACTCAGCAGGGGTCCCCACGAGCCAATGCTTGTCAATCAACATTTGCAGAGGTGTGAGGCCGATATCACCCACCCATGGATATCTTTCAGCGGGCGTCCGAGCTCAattagcagcagcagtagcactTCTTCGGATCAGAGACTCTTGGATCACATGGCTCCACCTCCGGTGGTGGATCAGTCGCCACCCAGGGCAGTAAGGATACAGCCTAAGGTGATCAATTGTAAGCCTCAGGATGTCAAAGGACCTGTGGCTCAAGAACTAGACAAGCACTATCTACTTTGTGAGGCCTGTGgtaaatgtaaatgcaaagaCTGTACTACCCCACGGACCTTACCTTCCTGCTGGGTTTGCAACCAGGAATGTCTGTGCTCTGCCCAGACTCTGGTCAACTACTCAACTTGTATGTGTCTGGTCAAAGGAGTCTTCTACCACTGCACCAATGAAGATGACGAAGGCTCCTGTGCAGATCACCCATGCTCTTGCTCTCACTCCAACTGCTGTGCCCGCTGGTCTTTTATGAGTGCCTTATCATTGGTCCTTCCTTGCTTGCTTTGCTATCTTCCAGCCACTGGGTGCGTTAAACTTTCACAGAAATGCTATGACCAGGCAAGTCGACCTGGTTGTCGATGCAAAAATACAAACAGTGTTGTGTGCAAAGCACCAGAAGCGGTCAGCAGAACAGAGAAGCCATTCTAA